One segment of Mastomys coucha isolate ucsf_1 unplaced genomic scaffold, UCSF_Mcou_1 pScaffold23, whole genome shotgun sequence DNA contains the following:
- the Ankrd34c gene encoding ankyrin repeat domain-containing protein 34C: MMDDDTELRTDGNSLLKAVWLGRLRLTRLLLEGGAYINESNDKGETALMVACITKHVDQQSISKSKMVKYLLDNRADPNIQDKSGKTALIHACIRRAGGEVVSLLLENGADPSLEDRTGASALVYAINADDKDALKHLLDACKAKGKEVIIITTDKSSSGTKTTKQYLNVPPSPKVEDRQSPPLCATPSDVELKASGLGSPPGEKDDDFFILQTGHQSGCSTSKVLNEPGSPTRKVSGLKRARLPQLKRLQSEPWGLIAPSVLAAAARQDETHGTSTDNEVIRSINDVTFPKRGPLSRANSIDSKDPTLFPTVQEQVLKVSASTPASWKAAYEKGQAPHPRLARRGTLPVDQEKGGMGPPGPSTLKDPASLKLLENDLYDLDIQPGGDLPNCLSLESGKGPLDRKKLNSSHLSLFHGSRESLDAVPNTSPSSVRRRPPHLLERRGSGTLLLDRIAHTRPGFLPPLNVNLNPPIPDIRANSKPASPLASGLKSMVPVAPNSPKRVDLRSKKKLLRRHSMQIEQMKQLSDFEEIMA; encoded by the coding sequence ATGATGGATGATGATACTGAGTTGAGGACTGATGGAAACTCTCTCTTAAAAGCTGTATGGCTAGGGAGGCTTCGGTTGACCAGActcctcttagaagggggagcttACATCAATGAAAGCAACGATAAGGGAGAAACAGCTCTCATGGTGGCATGCATTACCAAACATGTAGACCAGCAAAGCATTAGCAAGTCTAAGATGGTGAAGTATCTGCTGGACAACAGGGCAGACCCCAATATCCAGGATAAGTCTGGTAAGACTGCACTCATCCATGCTTGCATCAGAAGAGCTGGGGGAGAAGTGGTGTCCTTACTGCTGGAGAATGGAGCAGACCCCAGCCTTGAGGACAGAACTGGGGCCTCAGCTCTGGTATATGCCATAAATGCAGATGACAAGGATGCACTGAAACATCTCCTTGATGCCTGCAAAGCCAAAGGTAAGGAAGTGATTATTATAACAACAGACAAATCATCTTCAGGCACTAAAACCACCAAGCAGTATCTCAATGTCCCTCCATCACCCAAAGTGGAAGATAGGCAGTCACCACCACTGTGTGCCACTCCTTCTGATGTTGAACTGAAGGCGTCTGGCCTGGGTTCTCCACCCGGTGAGAAGGATGATGACTTCTTCATCCTGCAAACAGGACACCAAAGTGGCTGTAGTACTTCTAAGGTCCTTAATGAGCCTGGATCACCCACCAGGAAAGTGTCTGGCCTCAAAAGGGCCCGTTTGCCCCAACTGAAGCGACTCCAGTCTGAACCCTGGGGCTTGATTGCTCCCTCTGTGCTGGCTGCTGCTGCACGCCAGGATGAAACCCATGGCACAAGCACAGACAATGAGGTCATCAGGAGCATCAATGACGTGACCTTCCCTAAAAGGGGGCCCCTCTCCAGAGCCAACAGCATTGACAGTAAAGATCCCACCCTCTTTCCCACAGTTCAGGAACAAGTTCTGAAGGTTTCGGCTTCAACACCAGCTTCGTGGAAAGCAGCTTATGAGAAAGGCCAGGCTCCTCATCCACGACTCGCCAGGAGAGGAACGCTCCCTGTGGACCAAGAGAAGGGTGGAATGGGTCCACCTGGACCCTCAACTCTGAAAGATCCAGCATCTCTTAAGCTGTTGGAAAATGACCTCTATGACTTAGACATACAGCCAGGGGGTGACCTACCCAACTGTTTGTCACTTGAGTCAGGAAAAGGACCTTTAGATAGAAAGAAACTCAACAGTTCCCACTTGTCTCTTTTCCATGGCTCCCGGGAGTCCTTGGATGCTGTACCAAACACATCTCCCAGCTCAGTTCGCCGCAGGCCACCTCATCTTCTAGAAAGAAGAGGTTCTGGAACTCTCTTACTCGACCGCATTGCTCACACGAGGCCTGGCTTTCTGCCCCctttaaatgtgaatttaaatCCACCTATCCCAGATATTAGAGCCAACAGCAAACCAGCTTCCCCACTTGCTAGCGGCTTAAAATCTATGGTTCCTGTTGCTCCAAATTCACCAAAGAGAGTTGACTTGAGAAGTAAAAAGAAACTCCTTCGAAGGCATTCTATGCAGATTGAGCAGATGAAGCAGCTGTCTGACTTTGAAGAAATCATGGCTTAG